From Flavobacteriales bacterium, one genomic window encodes:
- a CDS encoding potassium channel family protein encodes VIDTMARIYHSFTIEITDQAFVSGEFQYKQTAIVHFLNRNQKIIDTEKYGVADTNLLYQTLHDEGILDLSNCYVKNFSLNDYRSRFDIGKLDVVHIKSFSAINTFFDSEDISDFSHAEFDGVSADFVNTHFANGAVSFYKSKFHDIDVDFSNVNFGMENVNFQFTSFGKGNISFENTVFGDGDVSFVNTSFGEGKVNFKNADFGLGNVDFHFARFGKGDISFDKANFGGKKIDFRRVEFGEGKLEFTRTYFGDGEISFEESEGGKGRKSFKKAIFGNANVSFELCHFDEELNFENAEFAGGKINFFKAQVKGISFRNCQLNNYLDLRVDRCEILDLSNTIIKDIIDLKPGFSKVEISTLLLVGARNLGKIFIDWEENSVYHLITSQADSSALEKAEQFRMLKEDFNASGQYNDEDAAYVEFKRFELMHSKAERIRKHPSQKWMIIFSTQLQKLLFDKMGLYATSPIRVLSSMLVVYLFFTAIYALVPYTGWGEIQTGLSTPEPLSQTIISFYFSAVTFFTIGYGDYFPYGLLRWIACVEGFAGVFMMAYFVVAFVRKMLR; translated from the coding sequence GGTAATCGATACGATGGCAAGGATATATCACTCTTTTACGATTGAAATTACGGATCAGGCTTTTGTTTCCGGCGAATTTCAGTATAAGCAAACCGCAATAGTTCATTTTCTGAATCGCAATCAGAAAATTATTGATACTGAAAAATACGGAGTAGCCGACACCAATCTGCTCTATCAAACGCTGCACGACGAGGGAATTTTGGATCTCAGCAATTGTTACGTAAAAAATTTCTCGCTTAACGACTACCGCTCCCGCTTCGATATCGGTAAGCTGGATGTGGTGCACATTAAATCGTTTTCTGCCATCAATACCTTTTTCGACAGCGAGGACATCAGCGATTTTTCGCATGCCGAATTTGATGGTGTTTCGGCGGATTTTGTGAACACCCACTTTGCCAATGGAGCAGTTTCCTTCTATAAATCGAAATTTCACGATATAGATGTCGATTTCTCGAATGTGAATTTCGGAATGGAAAACGTGAATTTCCAGTTTACTTCATTTGGGAAAGGCAACATCAGTTTTGAAAATACCGTTTTTGGGGATGGAGATGTTTCTTTTGTGAATACCTCATTTGGAGAAGGGAAAGTCAACTTTAAGAATGCAGATTTCGGACTGGGGAATGTCGATTTCCACTTTGCGCGATTTGGAAAGGGAGATATCAGTTTTGACAAAGCCAATTTCGGTGGAAAAAAAATCGATTTCAGGAGAGTGGAATTTGGCGAGGGAAAACTGGAATTTACGCGGACTTATTTTGGCGACGGAGAAATTTCATTTGAAGAAAGTGAAGGCGGTAAAGGACGGAAATCGTTTAAAAAAGCCATTTTCGGAAATGCGAATGTATCGTTTGAACTTTGTCATTTCGACGAAGAACTGAATTTTGAAAACGCCGAATTTGCCGGTGGAAAAATCAATTTTTTTAAAGCACAGGTAAAAGGGATTTCTTTTCGGAATTGCCAGTTAAATAACTACCTGGATTTGCGTGTTGACCGTTGTGAAATTCTGGATCTTTCCAATACGATTATCAAAGACATTATCGATTTAAAACCCGGATTTTCGAAGGTTGAAATCAGTACACTTTTATTAGTCGGAGCCCGTAATCTGGGTAAGATTTTTATTGATTGGGAAGAGAATAGTGTTTATCATTTAATAACGAGTCAGGCCGACAGCAGCGCGCTCGAAAAAGCAGAACAGTTCCGCATGCTGAAGGAAGACTTTAATGCGAGTGGTCAGTATAACGACGAAGATGCCGCCTACGTTGAATTCAAACGTTTTGAATTAATGCATTCCAAAGCCGAACGCATTCGTAAACATCCATCGCAAAAGTGGATGATCATTTTTTCTACTCAATTACAAAAACTGCTTTTCGATAAAATGGGATTGTACGCTACCTCTCCCATCCGTGTATTAAGCAGCATGCTCGTTGTGTATTTATTTTTCACCGCTATTTACGCCCTGGTTCCCTATACCGGCTGGGGAGAAATACAAACGGGACTCAGCACTCCGGAGCCGCTCAGTCAGACTATCATTTCATTTTATTTTAGTGCCGTTACTTTCTTCACCATTGGTTATGGCGACTACTTCCCTTATGGTTTATTACGGTGGATTGCCTGCGTGGAAGGATTTGCAGGTGTATTTATGATGGCCTATTTCGTGGTAGCCTTTGTGCGAAAAATGTTACGCTGA
- a CDS encoding YdcF family protein, with the protein MKNWTTRVMDLIRNFFHRRRMIRWSIYLGIIVILFLLRFPIMRGMASCLISADEPEKVDYCFIMGGGSLERGKHALKMYKEGFASYFVCTGENVPSILEAVGTKMTEAEATAFYLEKEGIPKENIIVINQSTSTLEEAKVIHRFCEEHGLKKIMLLSSLYHTSRMRSVFDNELEDSGIEYCLVGAPSIKYKEYEWWKTEEGLIAFNNEWMKKIYYWFH; encoded by the coding sequence ATGAAAAATTGGACCACCAGGGTGATGGACCTAATCCGGAACTTTTTCCATCGCAGACGAATGATCCGCTGGAGTATTTACCTGGGTATAATCGTGATCTTATTCTTGCTGCGTTTTCCCATTATGCGCGGAATGGCATCTTGTTTAATTTCTGCAGATGAACCGGAAAAAGTGGATTATTGTTTCATTATGGGAGGAGGTTCATTGGAGCGGGGTAAGCATGCTTTAAAAATGTATAAAGAAGGATTTGCCAGCTATTTTGTTTGCACCGGAGAAAATGTGCCTTCTATTTTGGAGGCGGTGGGGACGAAAATGACCGAGGCAGAGGCCACGGCTTTTTACCTGGAAAAAGAAGGTATTCCAAAGGAGAATATTATTGTGATTAATCAATCCACTTCTACACTCGAAGAAGCGAAAGTGATTCATCGTTTTTGTGAGGAACACGGATTAAAAAAAATCATGTTATTGTCATCGCTCTACCACACATCCCGTATGCGATCGGTATTCGATAATGAGTTGGAAGATTCGGGAATTGAATATTGTTTGGTGGGTGCTCCAAGCATTAAATACAAGGAATACGAATGGTGGAAAACGGAAGAAGGATTAATTGCCTTTAACAATGAATGGATGAAAAAAATCTATTACTGGTTCCACTAA
- a CDS encoding DNA-3-methyladenine glycosylase: MKLSSDFFIDENVVDLAQQLLGKVLVTRIDGKITSGIISETEAYNGISDKASHAYGGRKTARTSTMYEKGGISYVYLCYGIHHLFNVVTGPKNNPQAILIRAIQPLEGKEEMMRRRKSKKLSTGGPGTLSQALGIGIQHNAISLCGPLIYIRDENIRVSPSSIAIGPRIGVDYAGEDALLPYRFLLTKDYTH, translated from the coding sequence ATGAAACTGAGCAGCGATTTTTTTATTGACGAAAACGTGGTGGATCTGGCACAACAACTTTTAGGCAAGGTGCTGGTTACCCGAATCGATGGGAAAATTACTTCGGGTATTATTTCAGAAACCGAAGCCTATAACGGAATTTCGGATAAAGCCTCGCATGCCTATGGTGGAAGAAAAACCGCCCGGACTTCAACGATGTATGAAAAAGGAGGAATTTCATATGTGTACCTCTGCTATGGAATTCATCACCTGTTCAATGTGGTTACGGGTCCAAAAAACAATCCGCAGGCCATTTTAATTCGTGCCATTCAGCCACTGGAAGGTAAGGAGGAAATGATGCGGAGGAGAAAATCGAAAAAACTCAGCACCGGTGGACCCGGCACTTTAAGCCAGGCATTGGGAATTGGAATACAACATAATGCCATCTCACTTTGTGGTCCGCTGATTTATATCCGGGATGAAAACATCCGTGTATCTCCTTCTTCCATTGCTATTGGTCCACGCATCGGGGTTGATTATGCCGGAGAAGATGCATTGCTCCCGTATCGCTTTTTATTGACGAAAGATTATACGCATTAG
- the ubiE gene encoding bifunctional demethylmenaquinone methyltransferase/2-methoxy-6-polyprenyl-1,4-benzoquinol methylase UbiE: MGTQVKPYNQSQGKKEQVAQMFNNISGKYDFLNHFLSMGIDHLWRRRAIGMLRKEQPKEMLDIATGTGDFAIAALKLNPKKVTGIDISVGMLEKGREKMKKKGYDDRIEMLEGDSENLPFADASFDAITVGFGVRNFENLEKGLGEMLRVLRPGKTAIILEFSKPRRFPVKQSFNFYSRRVIPFIGRTISKDKAAYTYLPESVAAFPEGQDFLDILSKVGYTDVKSRTVSGGIATIYSGRKKS; encoded by the coding sequence ATGGGTACACAGGTTAAGCCGTATAATCAGAGTCAGGGTAAAAAGGAGCAGGTTGCTCAAATGTTTAACAACATATCCGGCAAATATGATTTTTTAAATCATTTCCTCAGCATGGGTATCGATCACCTCTGGAGAAGAAGGGCGATTGGTATGTTGCGTAAAGAACAACCAAAAGAAATGCTCGATATTGCCACCGGTACCGGTGATTTTGCCATTGCAGCCTTAAAACTGAATCCGAAAAAAGTGACCGGCATAGATATTTCCGTAGGCATGCTGGAAAAAGGCCGTGAAAAAATGAAGAAGAAGGGCTACGACGACCGTATTGAAATGCTGGAAGGCGATTCGGAAAATCTTCCATTTGCAGATGCTTCGTTTGATGCCATTACAGTTGGATTTGGCGTACGTAATTTCGAAAATCTGGAAAAGGGATTAGGCGAAATGCTCCGCGTTTTGCGTCCCGGTAAAACCGCCATCATTTTGGAATTTTCCAAGCCGCGTCGTTTTCCCGTTAAACAAAGTTTTAATTTTTATTCGCGCCGTGTTATTCCTTTTATCGGAAGAACCATATCTAAAGATAAAGCGGCCTATACCTATTTACCGGAATCGGTTGCGGCATTTCCGGAGGGACAGGACTTTCTGGATATCCTAAGCAAAGTGGGATACACCGATGTAAAATCCAGAACGGTATCCGGTGGAATTGCCACTATTTATTCGGGCAGAAAAAAATCTTAA
- a CDS encoding outer membrane beta-barrel protein → MIFSFLNPEVRNCMNEHHFWKKQIILIVFILFIPFSIRAQKEKVNNLRNFDNKPYHFGFILAYNSANFYMDLYDVFPTSDSLMNVTCEKQPGFDLGPLASLNFSKNISLRFIPAISFQDRKLLYDYYKYKNGKLQHDYVTRRVESTFINLPLNLKLRTDRVNNFAAYAVCGYQFSIDMQSQKNVSNSGPQAIVKIKNIDQAWQVGGGLDFFLPYFKFGVELKLSHGIPNLLIQDGTMYSSPIDKLRSKTWLLSLTFEG, encoded by the coding sequence ATGATTTTTTCGTTTCTGAATCCGGAGGTACGCAATTGCATGAATGAGCATCATTTTTGGAAGAAACAAATTATCCTGATTGTATTTATTCTTTTTATCCCCTTTTCTATCCGGGCTCAAAAAGAAAAAGTAAACAACCTGCGGAATTTCGATAACAAACCTTATCACTTTGGTTTTATTCTGGCTTACAACTCAGCCAACTTTTATATGGATTTGTACGATGTATTTCCCACATCCGATTCATTGATGAATGTCACCTGCGAAAAACAACCCGGATTTGATTTGGGTCCGCTCGCCTCATTGAATTTCAGCAAAAACATTTCTCTTCGTTTTATACCCGCTATTTCGTTTCAGGACCGCAAGTTGCTTTACGATTATTACAAATACAAAAACGGAAAACTGCAACACGATTACGTAACACGCAGAGTGGAATCTACCTTCATCAATCTTCCGCTCAACCTGAAATTAAGAACCGACCGCGTAAATAATTTCGCTGCTTATGCCGTTTGTGGTTATCAGTTCAGCATCGATATGCAATCGCAAAAAAATGTAAGTAATAGCGGACCTCAAGCCATTGTAAAAATTAAAAACATTGATCAGGCATGGCAAGTAGGTGGCGGACTGGATTTTTTCCTACCCTATTTTAAATTCGGTGTTGAATTAAAATTATCGCATGGTATTCCCAATCTTTTAATTCAGGACGGAACCATGTATTCGTCTCCAATCGACAAACTGCGGAGTAAGACCTGGTTATTGTCGCTCACCTTCGAAGGTTAA
- a CDS encoding FAD-binding protein, with amino-acid sequence MARTLQLSVLPEDTQDDEHLLRAIVRQNGIPQHEIGSFHVDRKSVDARGRTVKFQLKVTVYSPGEIPDEKPFVFEGKNVSNAEPVHIIGAGPAGLFAALRLIELGKKPIVFERGKNVRDRRRDLAAINKEHLVNPESNYCFGEGGAGTYSDGKLYTRSTKRGDVNRILQLLVHHGAGEHILAEAHPHIGTNKLPNIIVKIRETILAHGGEVHFNSKLTDIIFSGDSIRQIEINNNEKHDIKFLILATGHSARDIFYLLDRKKILIKEKQFALGVRAEHPQELIDRIQYHCKVRNPYLPPASYSLVEQVKGLGVYSFCMCPGGIIAPCATGPEEIVTNGWSPSKRNNPFANSGIVVSVSDEELAPYRKFGALAALKFQESVERMCWSTAGKTQTAPAQRMVDFSRKKISADLPSCSYQPGIVSTDLHQVLPQGIAQRLAQGFELFGNKMRGYFTNDAVLVAPESRTSSPVRIPRDKDSLRHPQLINLLPCGEGAGYAGGIVSAAIDGERCAESCILNS; translated from the coding sequence GTGGCACGTACCTTACAACTTTCAGTTCTTCCGGAAGACACGCAAGATGATGAGCATTTGCTTCGTGCCATTGTACGCCAAAATGGAATTCCTCAGCATGAAATCGGATCGTTTCATGTGGACCGCAAATCGGTGGATGCGCGAGGAAGAACCGTTAAATTTCAACTAAAAGTTACTGTGTATTCACCCGGTGAAATTCCGGATGAAAAACCTTTTGTATTTGAAGGGAAAAATGTTTCGAATGCAGAACCGGTGCATATTATCGGGGCTGGACCAGCAGGATTATTTGCGGCTTTGCGTTTAATTGAATTAGGTAAAAAACCAATTGTATTTGAACGCGGTAAAAACGTGCGAGATCGCCGCAGAGATTTGGCCGCCATTAACAAAGAGCATTTGGTGAACCCCGAATCGAATTATTGTTTTGGTGAAGGTGGTGCAGGAACCTACTCCGACGGAAAACTGTACACGCGTTCAACCAAACGAGGTGATGTAAACCGTATTCTGCAATTATTGGTTCACCATGGTGCAGGCGAACATATTTTAGCAGAAGCTCATCCGCATATTGGTACGAATAAACTTCCTAACATCATTGTAAAAATCCGCGAAACGATTTTGGCACACGGAGGGGAAGTCCACTTTAACAGCAAACTCACGGATATTATTTTTTCGGGTGATTCGATTCGTCAAATCGAAATCAACAACAATGAAAAACACGATATCAAGTTTTTAATTCTGGCTACGGGTCATTCTGCCCGCGACATTTTTTATTTACTCGACCGCAAAAAAATTCTCATCAAAGAAAAACAATTTGCATTGGGCGTGCGCGCAGAACATCCGCAGGAATTAATTGACCGTATTCAATATCATTGCAAGGTCCGTAATCCCTATTTACCTCCTGCCTCCTATTCACTCGTTGAACAGGTGAAAGGTTTAGGTGTATATTCGTTTTGTATGTGTCCGGGCGGAATCATTGCCCCCTGCGCTACGGGTCCCGAAGAAATTGTCACCAATGGTTGGTCGCCCAGTAAACGCAACAATCCCTTTGCCAATTCCGGAATTGTAGTGAGTGTATCCGATGAAGAACTTGCTCCCTACCGAAAATTCGGTGCATTGGCAGCGCTTAAATTTCAGGAAAGTGTTGAACGGATGTGCTGGTCCACCGCCGGAAAAACCCAAACTGCTCCTGCGCAACGCATGGTTGATTTCAGCAGAAAAAAAATCTCTGCCGATTTGCCCTCATGCTCCTATCAACCCGGTATTGTTTCTACCGATTTACATCAGGTTTTACCACAGGGAATAGCGCAACGTCTTGCACAGGGATTTGAATTGTTTGGTAATAAAATGAGAGGCTATTTTACCAATGATGCTGTATTGGTAGCTCCTGAAAGCAGGACATCTTCCCCCGTTCGCATTCCACGCGATAAGGACAGTCTTCGTCACCCCCAACTCATCAACCTCCTTCCATGCGGAGAAGGGGCCGGATATGCCGGCGGAATCGTTTCTGCGGCCATTGACGGAGAACGCTGTGCGGAGTCCTGCATTTTGAATTCATAG
- a CDS encoding CPBP family intramembrane metalloprotease, protein MIRKDILQFIVIAFGLAWIIAWLLYVTGTTYGGLSSQILVAVYYMWAPATAAILVHSFGKKEALKSIGWNYESRTNEWLYLTPMIVTGTYLLYLLILFLGGNVFCIEGFGHLDFSNTALSIKMWELSGADPSTPAVSLPFPAWGMFIVTFFTGLMAGSTINLVFTFGEELGWRGFLLKNIQHLGFWKTTFISGIIWGLWHAPLVAMGHNFPGTPISGIFIMTAGCLALTPLFNYAMHKSGSILIPSVLHAIINGTVNATQLYLYDNDPRYTHFLGLAGIISILIVTVVIFLLDRNYISTFSSYNQEKLSQPTE, encoded by the coding sequence ATGATTCGGAAAGATATTTTACAATTCATCGTTATTGCATTTGGACTCGCATGGATTATTGCCTGGCTATTATATGTAACGGGGACAACCTACGGCGGATTATCTTCCCAGATTCTGGTGGCTGTTTATTACATGTGGGCTCCTGCAACGGCTGCTATCCTTGTTCATTCCTTCGGTAAAAAAGAAGCGTTAAAATCCATCGGCTGGAATTATGAATCGCGCACCAATGAATGGTTGTATCTCACACCAATGATTGTTACCGGTACCTATCTTTTATACCTCCTTATTTTATTCCTCGGCGGAAATGTATTTTGCATTGAAGGGTTTGGTCACCTCGATTTTAGCAATACTGCTCTATCCATTAAAATGTGGGAACTCAGCGGGGCGGATCCTTCTACACCGGCAGTTAGTTTACCTTTTCCTGCATGGGGAATGTTTATTGTTACCTTTTTCACGGGATTAATGGCGGGTTCCACCATCAACCTGGTGTTCACCTTTGGTGAAGAATTAGGCTGGCGCGGATTTTTACTTAAGAACATTCAGCATCTCGGCTTTTGGAAAACAACGTTCATTAGTGGAATCATTTGGGGATTATGGCATGCTCCATTGGTGGCTATGGGACATAATTTTCCGGGAACACCCATCTCTGGAATTTTCATTATGACGGCCGGTTGTCTGGCCCTGACTCCCCTGTTTAATTATGCGATGCATAAAAGCGGCAGTATTCTTATTCCCTCCGTGTTACATGCCATCATAAACGGAACCGTTAATGCTACGCAACTTTATTTATACGATAACGATCCGCGTTACACCCACTTTTTAGGATTGGCCGGAATCATCAGTATTTTAATTGTTACTGTGGTCATTTTCCTTTTGGATCGAAACTACATTTCAACATTCAGTTCCTATAATCAGGAAAAATTGTCACAACCCACCGAGTGA
- a CDS encoding Hsp20/alpha crystallin family protein → MSLIRKYNSFPFFPSVFDDELTRSMSKWPGTMHYSASIPAVNITETENQFQIEVAAPGMNKEDFKVELENNILTISSDKEEKKEVSDEKGKFTRKEFSYHSFTRSFSIPEKLIEQSKISGKYENGILQILLPKKEHQIEKPNKQIQIQ, encoded by the coding sequence ATGAGCCTGATTAGAAAATACAACAGCTTTCCATTTTTTCCGAGCGTATTCGACGATGAACTTACACGCTCGATGAGCAAATGGCCCGGCACTATGCATTATAGTGCAAGTATTCCCGCAGTGAATATAACAGAAACAGAAAATCAATTTCAGATTGAAGTTGCAGCTCCGGGAATGAACAAAGAAGATTTTAAAGTGGAGCTTGAAAACAACATTCTCACCATTTCTTCAGACAAAGAAGAGAAAAAAGAAGTGAGTGACGAAAAAGGAAAATTCACCCGCAAAGAATTCAGTTATCATTCCTTTACACGTTCCTTTTCCATTCCAGAAAAACTGATTGAACAATCGAAAATCAGCGGTAAATATGAAAATGGAATTCTGCAAATTCTATTGCCGAAAAAGGAACATCAGATTGAAAAACCGAACAAACAAATTCAAATTCAATAA
- the mnmD gene encoding tRNA (5-methylaminomethyl-2-thiouridine)(34)-methyltransferase MnmD: MKNQSTIETVLTADGTVTLYLPDKDETYHSVNGALTESLHVFIDAGLKPISHQQSSISILEIGFGTGLNALLSWQFARSHRVKIHYCSSEKFPLNESIFSALHYGEKVAMEDEFKQLHTCQWNETVKLDEYFSLEKMDQGIEEIIGIENADLVFYDAFAPRVQPELWTISIFEKIYSLMKTGGVLVTYCAKGEVKRNLKTAGFTVETLPGPPGKREMTRARK; encoded by the coding sequence CTGAAAAATCAATCCACTATTGAAACGGTACTTACCGCTGATGGAACGGTGACACTTTATCTGCCGGATAAGGATGAAACCTATCATTCCGTAAACGGAGCACTTACCGAATCGCTGCATGTTTTTATTGATGCGGGATTAAAACCTATTTCCCACCAACAGTCCTCCATTTCTATTTTGGAAATTGGATTTGGTACAGGATTAAATGCATTGCTCAGTTGGCAATTTGCACGCAGTCACCGTGTGAAAATACACTATTGCAGCAGCGAAAAATTTCCATTGAATGAAAGCATTTTTTCCGCACTGCACTATGGTGAAAAAGTAGCAATGGAAGATGAATTTAAACAGCTTCACACCTGCCAATGGAATGAAACGGTGAAACTGGACGAATACTTTTCATTGGAGAAAATGGACCAAGGAATTGAAGAGATAATTGGAATTGAGAATGCAGATCTTGTGTTTTATGATGCATTTGCACCGCGTGTTCAGCCGGAATTATGGACCATTTCTATTTTCGAAAAAATTTATTCTCTAATGAAAACCGGAGGCGTATTGGTAACCTATTGCGCAAAAGGCGAAGTAAAACGCAATTTAAAAACGGCGGGGTTTACAGTGGAAACATTGCCTGGCCCGCCCGGTAAACGGGAAATGACGCGGGCAAGAAAATAA
- a CDS encoding YbjN domain-containing protein produces MSIENYYNIVENCIRNLGVDPALCRGENPGQWSLVKGSAKVWIDVWYIEREQREYIQVMCPVMEVNTSNPQDLYKELLEINDKLFGCAFTIYNNWVWLKVIRECAGIDEAETSAMILRIGNYSDQYDDYLIGKYSTASAGNQAP; encoded by the coding sequence ATGTCAATTGAAAACTACTACAACATCGTAGAAAATTGCATCCGCAATCTCGGTGTTGACCCGGCTCTTTGCCGTGGCGAAAATCCCGGACAATGGAGTCTGGTTAAAGGATCTGCAAAAGTGTGGATCGATGTATGGTATATTGAAAGAGAACAACGGGAATACATCCAGGTGATGTGTCCTGTGATGGAAGTTAACACTTCTAATCCACAAGATTTATACAAAGAGCTTTTAGAAATCAACGATAAGTTATTCGGATGTGCATTTACCATTTACAACAATTGGGTATGGTTAAAAGTCATTCGCGAATGTGCAGGTATCGATGAAGCTGAAACTTCTGCAATGATTCTGAGAATCGGAAATTACAGCGATCAGTACGACGATTACCTCATTGGTAAATACAGCACTGCATCTGCAGGTAATCAGGCACCCTGA